In the Juglans microcarpa x Juglans regia isolate MS1-56 chromosome 6D, Jm3101_v1.0, whole genome shotgun sequence genome, one interval contains:
- the LOC121234706 gene encoding ALA-interacting subunit 3-like translates to MSTNTASSSSGAAGSADASAPRRNSKRPKYSRFTQQELPACKPILTPKWVISAFLLVSVVFIPIGVASLFASRDVVEIVDRYETECIPPDKRSDKVKYIQTTENTTCSRTLTVPKRMKHPIYVYYQLDNFYQNHRRYVKSRSDAQLKENSSADDVSSCKPEDMANGQRIVPCGLIAWSLFNDTYSFSRNNQQLTVNKKGISWKSDRENKFGKDVYPTNFQNGTLKGGATLDPLTPLSEQEDLIVWMRTAALPTFRKLYGKIEVDLQANDIIQVILENNYNTYSFNGKKKLVLSTTSWLGGKNDFLGIAYLTVGGLCFVLALTFTVVYLVKPRRLGDPSYLSWNRNPGGR, encoded by the exons ATGAGTACAAATACTGCATCGTCGAGCTCGGGGGCCGCTGGATCGGCGGATGCGTCAGCTCCCAGGAGGAATTCCAAGCGACCCAAGT ATTCTAGGTTTACTCAGCAGGAACTTCCAGCATGCAAGCCAATTCTTACACCAAAATGG GTGATTTCAGCATTCCTGCTTGTTAGTGTTGTCTTCATTCCAATTGGAGTTGCTTCCTTGTTTGCTTCCCGGGAT GTTGTTGAAATTGTTGATCGGTATGAAACTGAATGCATACCACCGGACAAAAGAAGTGATAAGGTCAAATACATACAAACCACTGAAAATACAACTTGCAGCCGAACTCTAACA GTACCGAAGCGAATGAAGCATCCTATATATGTGTACTATCAACTCGACAATTTCTATCAGAATCATCGCAG GTATGTGAAAAGCCGAAGTGATGCACAGTTGAAAGAAAATTCAAGTGCTGACGATGTGAGCTCTTGTAAGCCTGAAGATATGGCGAATGGGCAACGAATTGTTCCTTGTGGTCTTATCGCCTGGAGTTTGTTTAATGACACATATAGCTTTTCACGCAACAACCAGCAATTGACTGTGAACAAGAAGGGTATCTCATGGAAGAGTGATAGGGAGAACAAGTTTGGCAAAGATGTCTATCCTACCAACTTTCAGAATGGAACTCTTAAAGGTGGTGCCACCCTTGATCCCCTTACACCA TTGAGTGAGCAGGAGGACCTCATTGTCTGGATGCGAACCGCAGCTCTGCCAACCTTCAGAAAGTTGTATGGGAAGATAGAGGTGGATCTCCAGGCAAATGATATCATACAAGTGATATTGGAGAATAATTACAATACATACAGCTTTAATGGCAAGAAGAAGCTTGTGCTTTCTACAACTAGCTGGCTTGGTGGAAAGAATGACTTTCTTGGCATTGCTTATCTCACTGTTGGCGGGTTGTGCTTTGTCTTGGCTCTGACTTTCACTGTAGTATATCTTGTTAAGCCAAG GAGACTTGGTGATCCTTCATACCTGTCATGGAACAGAAATCCGGGAGGGCGGTAG